GCACCGATCAGCGTGGTGGTAGAGGTAATGATCTCCTCCCGGATCGGGTCGATCGGCGGGTTGGTCACCTGGGCAAACAGTTGTTTGAAATAGTTATAGAGCAGTTGCGAATGCTCTGAAAGCACGGCCAGCGGCGTGTCGGTACCCATGGAGCCCAGCGGCTGGATGCCGTCACGGGCCATCGGCCCCAGGATCACCCGTTGATCTTCAAAGGTATAGCCAAAGGCCTGCTGACGCTGCAGTACCGTTGCATGATCCGGCTCCTGAACCGGAGCCTCAGGAAGTTCTTCAAGCAGCAGGTGATTTTCCTGCAACCATGTGGCATACGGCTTGGCAGCAGCCAGCTCCTGCTTGATCTCCTGATCAGGAATAATCCGCTGTTGTTCCATATCAAGCAGGAACATCTTGCCCGGCTGCAGCCGCCCCTTCTTGACCACCTGCTCCGGGGCAACCGGCAGCACGCCGGCCTCGGAGGCCATGATCACCCGGTCATCGCTGGTAATATAGTAGCGGCAGGGACGCAGGCCGTTACGGTCCAGCACCGCGCCGATGCTGCGACCGTCAGTGAAGCAGACCGCAGCAGGGCCGTCCCACGGCTCCATCAGACAGGAATGATACTCATAGAAGGCACGCTTCTCATCGTTCATCCCTTCGTGGCTCTCCCACGGCTCCGGCACCATCATCATCACAGCGTGGGGCAGTGAGTAGCCTGACATCACCAGCAGTTCCAGGCAGTTGTCAAACATGGCCGAGTCAGAACCATTGGTGTTGATGATCGGCAGCGCCTTCTTGATATCCTCGCCGAACAGTTCGCTGTTGAAGAGCGACTGGCGTGCATGCATCCAGTTGACGTTCCCCCGCAGGGTATTGATCTCGCCGTTGTGGGCCAGGAAGTGATAGGGGTGAGCCCGCTCCCAGCTGGGGAAGGTATTGGTGGAAAAACGGGAGTGGACCAGGGCCAGGGCCGACACCATCTCTTCATCACGCAGATCAGGGAAGTACTGATTCACCTGCACCGGCATCAGCATCCCCTTGTAGATAATGGTACGGGTAGAGATGCTGGAGACATACCAGTGGTTATCCACTTCCGGGTCGCGGATCTCATGGATGGCGCGCTGATTGGCAATGTAGAGCTTACGGTTGAAGGCAGCCTCATCAAGGCTCTCGTCAACCGGCTTCAGGAACAGCTGACGCACCAGCGGCTCACCGGCCTTGGCAGTATTACCCAGAGAAGAGTTGTCAGTAGGCACATCACGCCAGCCAAGGATATGCAACTGTTCCTCATGCAGAATCCGCTCAAGGATATGACGGGCGCTGTTGCGCTCTGTGGCCTCTGGCGAGGTAAACACCATGGCAACGCCGTACTTACCCTGTTCAGGCAGTTCTATACTCAACGGCCCGCAGACCTTGCGCAGAAAACTGTCCGGCATCTGCAGCAGGATACCGGCGCCGTCACCGGTATTATGCTCGCAACCGACCGCACCGCGGTGGTCCAGATTGGCCAGGATAGTCAACGCCTGCTGCACGATATCATGGGACTTTTTCCCCTTGATATTGGCGACAAAACCAACACCACAGGCATCATGCTCAAACTGGGGATCGTACAGTCCCTGCTTTTTGGGTACTCCGATAGTTTTCATAGTGCAACCCTTGTGAAGATATAAGTTCGTGCTACCTGCCAGTAAAACGGACTTGTTTAACAGCAAATAACGCGCCAATCCCGGACAACAAAACCGCAAACAACACAATACCACGCACAACATACTGTTATTTGATCTATTTTAAACATCACCAAGTAGCTGGCAGCAGCTGGCCGGGCACATGACTACAAAAGCGGCAGCCGTAAAAACTCAAACAATTCAACTGACTAGGACTGTAATCACAAACCGGCCCGGCCGACTGCCCCCGCGCCACTCTACACACAAGAGTTATTTACCTACTCAACATTTTACACTGTCATCCGCACGCCACCCCACGGAAACAGATCCGTTACACAACCTGCACCACCGTAAAGGCCGCAGTCAGTGCATGTTCCTCAGCCTGCAGTTCATCGCCGACCTGTTTACCCAACAGACTGCGTCCCAGCGGAGAACCGGGGGTAATCACCACAATCTCACCATCTGCAACGGGAATCTTCATGCCGCCGCCATAGGGACCAAGGAACAGTCTACGCTGATTTCCCTCTTCATCCTCCAGAGTCACCAGTGCAGTCAGGCGGATCGGGCTGTCATCATTAAAATCCTGCAGCACCAGATTACGATACCCTTCCAGCGCCACCCGTATCTCCTGGGCACGGTTGGCCTGCCCCTGGGCAATATAGGAGGCCTCCAGCGCCGTGGTGTCATACTTGTTATCCGGGGCGCATTCTTCGTGGGTGGCCGCCTCGTGGGCCGCCTTTGCCGCAGCAAAAAACAGCGCCAGGTCAGCCTCAAGAGAATTGATGATGGTTGCAAGCAGTTCGATCTTAGTCATAGTAACAAGTACTTCCAGCAGACAGGATTATTCAGGCAAGCTTACCTACGGGCGAAAGATAGACAACCAACTCGTCATCGCCATCTACGCCAACCAGTTCGTCAACCAGATCCTGATCATAGGCGGCAATGGCACAGGTACCACACCCGATTGCCCCACAGGCCAGGTAGAGGTTCTGACAGACATGCCCTGCATCCAGGGCAATCACCTTGGCTGATGCCTCAGCATAGCGCCATTCGGTGCGAGCCGGGATAGCGCTCCAGATAAAAGTTACCGCTGCCTGACCGGCAAAGCGCTGCCCCCGCGTTGCCGCGGTTATCTGCTGCGCCAGGTCAGCAGGGGCAGATTCAAAGATTAAGGCATGATCAAGGGGCAGATAGCGGTAGATACCGGGCGCAAGCCCCTCCACCCGCAGCACCACCAGATAGGTCTCAAAAGGATGTCGGCAACCGGCAGACGGGACTGTTCGCAACACGGCAGCCTGATGCAGTTTTTTGCGCACCCCCTGGGTACTCCAGAGCAGAAAGGCCAGTTCATCCAGCCGTAACGAGGTATTGCTGAAACGACGATGGCTTTCCCTGCCGGCAATTGCCCCAACCAGATCATAAGAGGGAATGTTCCAATCAGAACGTTCCGGCAGCCGGATCAACTCCGCGCCATCAGCAACCGGTTTCTGCACCGGCGGCGGCTCTTCTCCCTGTGATTGCGGGGTACCCCACCAATCCACCAGATCCCTGACCCGGTCGGTCAGAAACCAGCGTCCCATTTTCTTACTGAAAGCAGGCTTCATACGCAGCGCCTCCTGTCATCAATCCATCCATTACAAAAGCTCCAGAGGCGGTTCATCAAGCGCCGCCAGCTGTTCACGCAGCTCCAGGATATGCTCACCCCAGTAGTGCATGGTGTTGAACCAGGGAAAGGCGATCGGAAAGGCCGGATCATCCCAGCGGCTGGCCAGCCAGGCACTGTAGTGCAGCATCCGCAGGGTACGCAACGGCTCGATCAAGCGCAGCTCTGCCGGATCAAAGCTATTAAACTCCTGATACCCCTCCAGCAGCGCATCAAGCTGCACCAGCTTGCGGGGGCGATCACCGGACAGCATCATCCAGAGATCCTGCACTGCCGGTGCCATCCGGCTGTCATCAAAATCAACAAAATGAGGGGCATTGTCCCGCCAGAGGATGTTGCCGCTGTGGCAGTCTCCATGGGTGCGAATGAAACGAACCTGACCGGCATCTAACAGTGCCTTTTCAATCTTCTGCAGCAACTGGCCGGTTAAGATTGTGTAGCTCTCACGATACTCGGATGGAATAAACTGCTCACCAATCAGGGCAACACTGGCATGGCCAAAGCCGGCACAATCCAGTACCGGACGATGTTGGAACGGCCTGACGGCACCGATCCGGTGCATCCGTCCCAGCATCCTGCCCAGAATCAGCAGGTTATCCAGATTGTCAAACTCCGGCGCATGTCCCCCCTGCTGCGGGTAGAGCGCAAATTTGAATCCGTGATACTGAAACAGGCTCTCACCGCCAGGGTTGCGCCAGGGAGCCACCACCGGCAGTTCATGCCCGGCCAGCTCAATGCTTAGATCATGTTCCTCAATAATCTGCCGGTCTGTCCAGCGGTTGGGGCGGTAGAACTTGGCAATCAGCGGTTTGCTGTCCTCGATCCCCACCTGATAGACCCGGTTTTCATAGCTGTTCAGGGTCAGGTTGCGGCAGTCGCAGCGAAAGCCCTGACTTTCCACGGCATCCATGACAAAGTCAGGGGTAAGTTGCTGAAACGGGTGTTTGTGTGCTGTCATGATGTACGTCCTGAGCCGATTCTGCGCACCTTGAAAAAACGCCCCTTGATCCGGTTGTTGGCCAGACATCTCAGGGCCTGTTCAACACTCTGGCCCATGATAGCCACATAGCTGTGGAAATCAAACAGATCAATCCTGCCCACCTCACTGCCGGCAATGCCACCTTCTCCGGTCAGGGCACCCAGAATATCTCCGGGACGCAGCTTGTTTTTGCGGCCGCCGTCAATACAGAGCGTAACCATGGCAGCTGCAGGCGGTCTGCCGGTTAGCGGTGCCAGTGAGGAAAACTCCTGCAGGTCAATCCTGCAAGCAAGGTCTTCTTCCATCCCCTTGATCAGACGGCTGTCCCGCCGGGAGACCAGACTGATGGCCAGCCCCTGTTCACCTGCCCGGCCGGTCCGGCCAATACGGTGGGTATGCACCTCCGGGTTGCGGGACAGCTCAAAGTTGATCACCGCTGCCAGCTCCTTGATATCCAGGCCACGGGCAGCAACATCGGTTGCCACCAGCACCGAGGCGCTCTTGTTGGAAAAACGGACCAGCACCTGATCCCGCTCCCGCTGTTCCAGATCGCCATGGATCGCCAGTGCGGCAAAGCCGCGTTCCTTCAGGTCATCTGCCAGTTCCTGACAGTCCAGCTTGGTGTTACAGAAGACCAGGGTTGATTCAGGGCGATACCGGCCAAGAATGCGGGCCACCGCCTCACTGCGCTGATCCGGCTCCACCGCATAAAAGTGCTGCTCAATCGTCCCTGCTACATGGTCCTCATCCACACTGACCTCAACCGGTGTCTGCTGCATCGCGGCGCTCATATCAGCAATGCTGTCCGGGTAGGTGGCAGAGAACAGCAAGGTCTGGCGCCGGGCCGGGGCAGCGGCAATCAGGCTGCGGATATCATCCTGAAAGCCCATATCCAGCATCCGGTCCGCCTCATCCAGCACCAGGGTCTGCAGGCTGGACAGATCAAGACTGCCCCGCCGCAGGTGATCAAGCAGACGTCCGGGAGTACCCACCACCACGTGGGCACCATGCTCCAGAGAGCCCAGCTGCGGGCCAAAGGGCACTCCGCCACAGACCGTCAAGACCCGGATGTTTTCGGTAAAGCGTGCCAGACGCCGCAGCTCTTTGGCCACTTGATCAGCCAGCTCACGGGTGGGACAGAGCACCAGCGCCTGCAGCTGCAGGGCTGTTGTATCAAGACGGCTTAGCAGCCCGATCCCGAAGGCAGCGGTCTTGCCGCTGCCGGTCTTGGCCCTGGCAATCAGATCTTTGCTGGCCAGAATCGGCGGCAGGCTGTGGGCCTGAATCGGCGTCATGGCGGCATAGCCCAGTGAGGCCAGGTTCTTCAGCATGGCCGGCTTCAGGTGTAATGATGAAAAGGCAATGGAACTCATTGGCTACAGCTCTCATTCTGCGCCAAAAAAACCACAGGGAGGCTCCCTGTGGTTTTTTCAGGCATCGCTCAGACAGAGCGGTTCAGATTATTTCTTGTCAGCTTTTTTGATCTTCTTTTCGGCCTTTTTCTCCTTGGGAGTCTTGGCCGGTGCCTTCTTGGTTTCTTTCTTACTATCCACACCTTTACTCATAACGGTTCCTCCTGTCTGTTCCGGCTATTCTGGAGCAACCGGGCTATAGACAAGTATACCATCCTTCGGTGACAGCGGCGTGATTTATTCCTGCCTGATCAGCGGGCAGGCTTATCCAGCAGAGGCTTCAGAAATTTGTCGTAGGTGGCCCGTTGTTTGGCAGACAGCAGATCAAGATCCCCCTCGTTATCCAGCAGGAAGGTTCCCACCCCGATCACCGTCCTGGCCAGATAGCCGGTGCCCTCAACAGCAGCTTCAATCTCATCACCCCGCTTGCTCAACAGGTTTTTCAACAGACGCAGATCCAGTTCCATGTACAGTGCTCCCTTACAAAATCCGTGTTTAATCGTTACCGCTACCTGCTCAGATACAGATCGGTACAGTATCTGACGCCGTTTTCCTCCCGGTAGAGCTCGCCCGCCTGTACCTGACGCAGGAAATTCTGAGCCTGGCTGCTGCCGATGTCACCAATCGCCTTGAGCGGCATAACCCGGTCATTGGCGGCAAAATAGTTAAATCTACCCTCAAGAAACGCAAACTCGTTCTGCGCTCCCAGCGTACCGATGGCACTGACCGCACAGTTATGTACAAAAGAGTCACCATGTCCGGCAAAGGTCTTCAGGGTCTCCATCGCAGCAGGATTATTGGTGCCCCCCAGATCAATCAACGGAAAGCAGGCGGTCGGGCTGTCGGCCTTGACCGTGCTGAGCGCAGCCGTTGTCAGCTTTTGCAGGTCATCGTTGCTGACCCTGTAACCGAAGAGACACTGGTTGATCTTGGAAGCCACATCCTTGACCACCACCGCCATCGGATCACTTATGCACGGCTTCTGGACCTCATCCATGGACCAGACCGGGATCTTGGAGTTGAAAAAGAAGGACGGGATCGAACAGCTCTTGCTGCCCATGGTCACCTGCCCCAGAAAAATATTGTACGACTCCCAGGCGGAAAAACCGCTGGCACGATGATTGATCAGCTGATACTTCCTGACCGTCAGGGTCAGATCAGCAGGCGCACCGCTCTCCTTTGCCGCGAGTTGCAGCGGCACACCGCGGGCGTTGAACTCTTTGACCAGTCCGTTGGCAATCCAGCCCACCGGGTCATTCAGGTTCTCCAGGGTCAACTCAACCCGTTGCAGCCCTGAGATACCGACCATATACTGCACGCTGTCCCGCTGATCCACCACCTGCATGGTGATCGGCTTCCTGTCAACATTCTGATACACAAATCCGGGCGCAGGCGGGTCATCAGCCGTATACTTCAGTGAACAGCCGGTGATACCCAAAAGCGCGATCATGCCGATGAACAACCTTACCATTGTAGAGCTCATGTCTTCCTCCCCGGTCAGATGAATGACACAACGCAGCAAGTATACCAGCCATTTGCCGGGGCTCAAGTGGTACGTTACAACCACCTGTATCCATCTCGGCAACTGCCGTCATCTGCACAGGCAACAAAACCGGCGCTTTGTTATGCTGCGTCATTGCGAACCAGCTTATCCCATGGTACGCTTATACACATGACCGATAATGCTCTGGTAAATAAAGCTGCGGCCGCAACCTCACCGGAACTGACCGACAAGGTTGTACTCTATTTTATTGAACACGGGATGCAGATTCTTACCGCCATTGTCCTGATGGGCGCGGGTCTGTTCATTGCCCGCTGGGTCGGCAGCATCGTGCAGCGTTGGCTGAGGTCAAAGGCCTATGATGAGCCGGTCAGCAACCTGATCGTCAAGGTGATCAAGCTCCTGATCATCGTATTCATCGGGGTCATGTCGCTTGGTCAAATGGGGGTGCAGATCACACCGCTCATCGCTGGAATCGGCGTGGCCGGGGTCGGTGTCAGCCTTGCCATGCAGGGCCTGCTTGGCAATCTTGTTGCCGGGCTGACGATTATCTTTTCAAAGCCGTTTACCATCGGTGAATATATTGAACTGCTTGGTGTCTATGGTCAGGTTACCGACATCTCCCTTTTTTCCACCACCCTGCAGCACACTGACAATTCTCGTGTGATTGTGCCCAACCGGAAGATTGTTGGTGAGATCCTGCACAATTACGGTAACATCCGCCAGCTTAACCTGACAGCCGCCATCGCCTACAATGCGGATATCAGTCAGGCGCTTGCACTGGTGAACACAATCCTGCAGCAGAATCCAATGGTTTTGACAGAGCCGGTGCCTGCTGTGGGTATAGCAGCCCTGCATGAATCATCCATTGCCCTGGCAATCCAGCCCTGGGTAAAAGTTGATGATTTTGTCCCTGCCCAGGCGGCAATCTATCAGGCGGTCATTGAGCAGTTCCGTGACCAGCAGATCGAAGTCCCCATTCCCCGCCGCAATATCCAGATCCTGAATCCTACCCCCTGATCCCTGGCAGGCTGCTACCGTGGCCGTCGCTTTTTGCCCTGTTTACCAGGCGGCAGGGCCGCACTCTTGAACCCAGCTTCATAGCCCACTTCAAAGCTGGCGTTGCTGCTGTTGTGCATACTCAGAAAATGGGTATTGCCTTGATCAAAGGGGCAGATCGGCTGACTGCATGGTTCAAAACCGAAGCGTGCATAGTAGGCCGGTTCCCCCAATACAAACAGGGGCTGACTCTTGATCGCTTCCTGGCGCAGGGCAAACCTGAGCAGTTCACTCCCTATCCCCTGTTTTTGAAAATCCGGTGCCACCGCCATGGGGGCCAGATGCAGACCGCAAAGCTGTTTGCCGTTGTAGGCGTTGGAAAAGGCGATGTAGGCAATCACCTTGTTGGTATGGATGCAGACCCATTCATGGATCGGACGGTTATTTTCATGGAACTTCTGCACCAGCAAGGTTTCATAATTGCTGTTAGGAAAGGCCCGCTGCAGCAGGGCATAGACCTTGGGGCGGTTTTCCGGGGTTACTTTCTGGATCTTCATATTCATCTCTCCACCGAGTTATTCCAATTCAAAATCAAGGATGAGATCAAGGCGGCGAGGAGTTCGGTGACGCAGGCGTACACGTAGTACGTTGAGGAACCGATGACAAGCCAACGAAGATATCGCCTTGAGCTGGAATTGGAATTATGCCAGTAATAACGCCAAGGCATGCAGCAGCAGGCCGATCACACCACCCACCAGGGTGCCGTTCATCCTGATAAACTGCAGGTCGGAACCGATGGAGAGCTCGATCTCGTTACTGTAATCAGCACTGTCCCAGGTCTGTACCGTACCTGCAATATGCCCGGCAACGGCATTGCGCAAGGTATCCCCGTAGTGCAGCACCAGCTTTGCAAGGTAGTCATTCAGTGAATCCTTCAGCCCCTGATTGTCCGAAAGGGTCGTGCCAAGCCCGGCAACTGCCGCTGTGATCTTCTGCTGCAGTTTTGAATCAGACTGCTGCAGGTCATGCTGCAGCCAGCTTTTCAGATCATTGCCGATATTGCGGGCATAGTCAGTAATCGCCTGATTATGCAACACCTCCTGCTTGACCCCCTCAACCTTGTTGCGCAGCTCAGGATCGTTCTGCAGGCGGGCGACAAGATTCATCACCGCAGCATCAAAACTCTGGCGCAGTTCATGACCGGGATCGGCATTGACCGCCTGAATAAAATCGTTGATCCTGCCAGCCACCTTCTCTCCGGCGCCCCTGGTAAACTGTTCCCGGTTCGGAATAAAAACGCTCAACAACGGATACTCTTTGGTAACCATCTCATCAATTGAACTGGCCAACCTGCTTTGGGCCTGCTCAGTGGCCAACCAGGCCGCGAGGCGTTTCAGCAGGTCATCCAGCACCACCTGGTGACGGTTGTCGTTCCTGAGCGCCTGCAGCATCGCCCCGGCCGTGCCGGAGAGATCAAACCGTTCAACCCGGCTGCCCAGAGCAGCCCGCAGCCACTGCTGCACCCGCTCATCATCAATAAAATCCAGCGAATCAAGCAGCAGCCGGGTCACCCCCCGGGACAGATCAGCCGCATGTTGCGGCGCCATCAGATAAACGGCCAGCTGTTCAGCCGGGTTATAGGCCCGCAGCTTGGCGATCAGGGTATCGCTGGCCAGGAACTTGTCACGGATGAAGGTGGCCAGATTGCCGGCAATCGCCCCCTGTTTGTGCTTGATGATGGCGGTATGGGGGATCGGCAGTCCCAGGGGATGACGGAACAGCGCCACCACCGCAAACCAGTCCGCCAGCGCGCCAACCATGGCCGCCTCGGCAAAGGCGGCAACCCATTCCCAGGCGCCATGCCCGTTTTGCAGGCGGGCAACCACAAACAGCAGGGCTGCACCGATCATCAGGCCGGTGGCGATTCTCTTGTTTCTGATCAGCAGTTTTCTTCTCGTTTCCACGTACTCTCTCCAGAACTGTTTTCACCTAAACGGATAAACACAAAAAACCGCCTCTCAGGTGGAAGCGGTTTCCAGTTTGCAGCCAATGTATGGCATGGCAAGGGTAATTTTGTCAATGTCAACCGGGCAGTTCTGCCCTGATCCGTTCAAAACGCGGCAGCTCGCGTCCGTCAACCGGCACGGTTTCCAGAAACATGGCCAGCGGCCGCACCCAGAGCGAATTGTTGTCATAGAGACAGCGATAGACCACCAGCTGCTCATCGCTCTCGCTGTGACGGGCTACCCCGACAACCTCGTATTCGCCTCCCTTGTAATGCCGGTATCTGCCCGGCAACGGTTCCGGCAGCTTCATCAGATCAGCGTCCGGTCTTCCACCCTGGTGATTTTCCATGATTCCGCTCACTCTCCGGCATGCCTGTGCAGCACGCCCCGCACCTGCGCGGCAGCTGCAGCAGGGCTGTCAGCCGCACTTTTCGTTAAAATGTCTGTGCAGCAGGCCGGTGCCGGTTGCCATCCCCTGCTGATTCAGCTAGTATCGCAGCAGCTTTTACCACCAACAAGGAGTACATATGCCTGCTACCGCCCGCCACATTCTTGTGGATACCGAAGCCCGCTGCCTGCAACTCAAGGCTGACATTGAAGCCGGTGCCGACTTTGCCGACGTTGCCCAGCGCGAATCATCCTGCCCCTCCCGTCAAAAGGGGGGCGATCTTGGCACCTTTGGCCCCGGCCAGATGGTGCCCGAGTTTGACCAGGTCGTCTTCAGCGGTGAGCTGAACAAGGTGCTCGGCCCGGTCAAGACCCAGTTCGGTTACCACCTGATCGAGGTCACCAACCGCTGGGAGCAGCCTGCGACACAGGCAGGGGGCGAATCCGACCTTGACCAGGCACTGGTTGCCCTGCGTCAGGACATGTCCGATGCCACCGCCCAATCGAAGTTCTACGACGCCTTTCTCAACACCCTGTTCTGCGTACCGACCCTTGACCCCAAGGAGTTCAAGGGAGAGGTCAAGATCGAGGAAGGACAGACCCTGCCGCTGATCATTGAGGCAGACGGACAGGACTACCTGATGATCTTTGACAGTGAAGAACGCCTGAAGGGCTGGGCAACCGGCCACGCTCAATGGGTCAAGGTTCCGGGCTACGTGCTTGCGGCCACCACCATGCCGCCGCTGCATATTGCCATGAACGTCGGTACCGAATACTCAAAGCAGTTCCTGCCCGATGAGATCACCTGGCTGCGTGAGGTGGTGGAGCGCTGTAACCAGGCCAACGCAGAGCAGGAACAGGCGGGCTGACGCCGGCTCCTGACCATCATACCGATGCAGTATCACAGGCGGCCGATTGGCCGCCTGTGACCATATCTGCACTCCCGCCTGTCAGTAACGCTTGCACATCCAGCCGGTAACCGTCTTGTCAAAGGCCTCACCCTTGTCGATAAAGGTCTGGTAGGCCGTCTTATCTTTCAGATAGTTGGAAAGATTCACAATCGAGACAAACGTGCTTTGCCCCTTGGTGCCGGTGGCCCCTCCATTGCCGCATCCGTTCAGCCCGGGAGCGCCAATGCAGACGCAGGAGATCACATCGGCCCCGGCCTGCCCGGCGCTGAGACCCAGCAGCAGCCCGACCAGACATCCACAAAAGATTTTTCCCATTGTCTTCTCCTCCTGTCCCACCTACCTAGGTTTTTTCGGCCCCGGTGCCGAGTTCCGCCCCTGCCGGGCATCCAGCTCGTCAATCCAGCCGGCCCTGGCATCCAGAAAGGCATCGGCATAGGGCACATACGGTTTGATATCCAGCACCGGTGTGCCATCCAGCAGATCCACACCGCGCAGTTGCAGCGTTCTGCCCTCAATCGCCACCAGCTCCACCGCCGACAGCCCAATGGCATTGGGGCGGTGGGGTGAACGGGTGGCCAGCACCCCTCGCTTCGGCCCGCCCCGTGGCGGCTTGACCATACTTTTCCAGCCCTCGCTGAGATGAAAGGCAAAGATCAGCCAGATCCGTTCAAAGCCGCTCAGATCCTGCACAACCTGCTCATCCAGCCATTCGGCAAGCTCCAGCGTGGCCAGCGCCGGCTGCCCGCTTTCCGTACCCTCCACCACCGTTCCTTGATGGGGTGCGTCAATACGGCGGGTATAGGGTGAATGCAGGATGCCGATGGGCTGATAGCTGAACTGGCTGAGATGGCTCATGGCGGCGATGCTAGCGCGGGATGCAGATATCGGCAACAAAAAAGCAGCCACCCTGCCGGACAGTCTCACGAATGAAGTATACAGGTAGACAGGTATACACAATTGTCGACGCCTTCCCGAGACTCTATAGTACCGCTACCGATACCGCACCCACGTTTCGAGGACGTTCATGTGTAAAAAGCTTTTTATTGCCGCAACCGGACAACACTGCGGAAAAACAACCATCAGTCTGTCGCTGATGCATCTGGCGCTCAAGCAGTATGCTCGAGTCGGCTACATAAAGCCGCTCGGCCCCAAATGCCAGGATTTTAACGGTACTATTGTCGACAAGGATGCGGCGTTAATGGCCCGCGTCTTTGGTCAGGAGGAACGGATCGCCCTGATGTCGCCGCTGGTACTGGGCAAAGGTGCCACCCGCCGGTTTCTGGATGGGGAGCAGACCCGGGAATGGGCCGCAGAACAGATTCAGAACGCCTGTCATGAACTTGAGTCGCAGTGTGACCTGATCCTGATCGAAGGTGCCGGCCACAGCGGCGTAGGCTCGGTGATCGGCCTGAACAATGCCGATATGGCCCGCATGCTGGGGGCGCCGGTGGTGATGGTGGCCGGTGGCGGCATCGGCAATGTGATTGATTCGGTCCGCATGAACCTGGCGCTGTACCAGCAGGAAGGGGTCGACGTCAAACTGCTGCTGGTCAACAAGATGCTTCCTGACAAACGCCAGTCATCACTGGCCTATCTGGAAAAGTATTTTGCCCCCAATGGGATCATGGTCAGCGGTGCGTTTGACTATTCAGCGGTGCTGGCCGATCCGA
Above is a window of Trichlorobacter lovleyi SZ DNA encoding:
- a CDS encoding phosphotransacetylase family protein, translated to MCKKLFIAATGQHCGKTTISLSLMHLALKQYARVGYIKPLGPKCQDFNGTIVDKDAALMARVFGQEERIALMSPLVLGKGATRRFLDGEQTREWAAEQIQNACHELESQCDLILIEGAGHSGVGSVIGLNNADMARMLGAPVVMVAGGGIGNVIDSVRMNLALYQQEGVDVKLLLVNKMLPDKRQSSLAYLEKYFAPNGIMVSGAFDYSAVLADPTLQNLSKLLDKPLQGDQGKRQRIIHHIHLGAASSQKVIDNLKDSTLLLTTSSRDELLVTLSSLYNIPAFQSKIAGIVIPGHAPVSAITQRIIDDSGIPYIRIEKTTAEVYSALTDHISKISHEDTEKISLVTSQAEQVIDFEAIKSIL